The following DNA comes from Peribacillus sp. FSL E2-0218.
TTAAGAAGAAAATACTTGCAATCAAAAAAAGCCGATCATTTCGATCGGCTAAAAACGGAAAAACGTTCAAAGTTCATCATTATATGCTTTTTTTAATCGAATCATTTTTAACTTCCACACTCTTTTTTCTCTCTTGCATGCGGCTGAAAATATAGGCTAATATGGATCCGGATATATTATGCCAAACACTGAAGATGGCACTGGGTACAGCAGCTAAAGGCGAGAAATGGGCGGTTGCTATCGCTACACCCAAACCGGAATTCTGCATCCCGACCTCCATGGCAACGGCCTTCTGTTTTGCCAAATCCATCCCGCATAACCGGGCAAAGAAAAAGCCAAGAATAAAACCAAGAACATTATGAAGCACGACGACCGCGAAAATCATTAACCCGGTTTTAGCCAGCTGATCTTGACTGCCTGCGACGACGGCAGAAACGATCAGGACGATGGCAATGACTGATACGAGGGGCAAAGCCTTTGCACCGGCCTCTGCCTGTTTACCGAAAAACTTCTTGACGATGAATCCAAGCAGGAGCGGGATGATCACGACTTGAATGATGGAAATGAATAACGATCCAATGCTGATATTGACCCATTTACTTGCCAACAGCAGGATGAGAAGCGGGGTGATGATGGGCGCTAAAATGGTGGATACGGAAGCGATGGCAACCGCAAGTGCAACATTTCCTCGTGCAAGGAACACCATGACATTTGAAGCTGTCCCACTAGGGCAGCAACCGACCAAAATGACGCCGACCGCCACTTCTTTCGGCAGGTCGAACAGGATTGCCAAAGCAAATGCCAATAACGGCATAATGATGAAGTGTCCTGCCACCCCGAGGGCTACATCTTTCGGTCGCCGGAAAACTTCTTTGAAATCAGCGGCGGACAGTGTAAGACCCATGCCAAACATGACTATACCCAATAAAGGAACGATGTACGCTCCAATCCATATAAAGTGATTAGGCATGAAATATGCTAGGACTGCAAATATCATCACCCATAAGGTAAATGTTTTTCCAGCAAATGCGCTGACTTTCTCTACTAAACCCATAATGACCTCCTAGATGTTTTAAAATAAATCAATTATAGTGTATATTCAGAATATTTAAAACCCCATTTCGGTAATAAAAAATATCCATGCATGTTAACCCGCTAATTGGGCTGAATTTAAATGCAGGCAAAGAAAGTTAGGATCATGCCGTTTTTGTGAGATGAGAACATAAAAGCGGCCAGCCAATAAGGAACGGGAAGCTACAATCAGTATGGGTTGTTTTAAAAGCCCAATTATTGCTATTGTAAGAATAATGACGGTAATACATGAAGTGGAGATGTGGGTGCTTTGATACATATATTAATTGCGGATGATGATCGGCATATTCGGGAATTGCTTAAATTCCACCTGGAGAAGGAAGGGTACATCGTTTTCGAAGCGGAGGATGGCAATGAGGCCTCGCTGCTACTTGAGAACGAGCGAATCCATCTCGCCGTTGTCGATATTATGATGCCTTATAAAAACGGCCTGGACCTTTGTAAGGAAATACGTGATCAATATGACTTGCCGGTGATCTTATTGACTGCTAAAGATCAACTTATCGATAAAGAAAAGGGTTATTTTGCCGGTACCGATGATTATCTTGTCAAGCCATTTGAGCCAAGGGAACTAATATTTCGAATAAAGGCTCTATTGCGAAGGTACCGAATGGTTAATTCCGAATCAATTGCATTGAACGAAACGATTATTGACCGTAAAAGCTATGAGGTGCGAATTGAGGGGAAGACATTGCTCCTGCCGCTTAAGGAATTTGAGCTGCTGGCACAGTTAGGGAGTTTCCCTGAGCAGGTTTTTACGCGTGAGCAGCTGATTGAACTCGTATGGGGCGCTGATTTTGAAGGAGATGACCGAACGATCGATGTCCACATAAAACGATTAAGGGAGCGCTTCTCCGGACGGACCGATGATTTCGCCATCACCACCGTTCGTGGCCTCGGTTATAAGCTGGAGGTCAATAAAAAGTGAAAACACTCTATTTCAGGATAGTTATTCAAACCATACTGATCATGGTGCTCGCCAGTGTCATCGCCTTTTTAATTTCCAATGTCTACTACCATAAGGTTCAAAAACCCTATAATGGTGAGAAAATTAGCAAAGTCGCTAGTGATATCGTTTCCTTATATGAGGAAAATCCAAGTCAGGATATCGATGCCTATTTAAACCATATAGCAGGATTGCACTATCAGATGTATTTGTTTAATGAGCGGGGTGAAGGAACTTTATATGGGGAGCCGTTTCGGGAAACCGCTTTGGATTCAGGCACGATTTCTGGAGTTTTGAATGGCAAGACCTACCAAGGAATCGCCAGCTATAATAATGGGTTATTCATTACCGGATTTTTTGATGATGTATTAATCAATAGCATCGGTGTCCCGATTAATGTGGATGGCGAGAAACATGCCCTGTTTGTTCGGCCGAATATAGAATTGCAGTTTGGCGAAATACGCTTTTTCCTTGCCGTTTTGCTAATACTCACACTACTGCTCAGTTTTTTATTCGTGATCATCAATACACGTTTCATCGTCAAGCCAATTACGAAATTGACTGAAGCTACGAAGAGAATCGCTGATGGAGATTATGGCAGTGAATTGAATGTATCCCGACGTGATGAAATCGGGGATCTGGCACAGCATTTTTCGAAAATGACCCAAAGTATCCAGCGGCTGGATGAAATGAGACAGGAGTTCGTATCGAACGTTTCTCATGAAATTCAATCGCCGCTTGCATCCATCCAAGGATTTTCGCAAACCCTGCAATCAGAGGAATTAACAAGGGAACAAAGAAATCAGTACTTGTCCATAATCGAAAAAGAGAGCAGGCGTATGTCTTTACTAAGTAAACAACTGCTTCAGCTAGCTTCGTTGGATAAAGAGGAAGATCCGCTGCAGCGGTCCAGTTTTGATTTGGCGCAGCAAATTCGGCAAGTGATGTTCATGCTGGAATGGAATTGGCGGGAGAAAGAAATGGTGATCGAAATGGATGTGCCTTCAATCGTCGTTTTTGCAGATGAGAAACTTATGAGCCAAGTATGGACGAACTTGATAACCAACAGCATTAAATATTCCGAAATGGGCAGCACAATTTACATTCGCCTCAAAAAACTGGATCATTTTGTTGAAGTGATGATTTCAGATACGGGCCTGGGAATTTCGGAAGAAGACCTCCCGTATATCCTGGATCGGTTTTATAAAGTAGACAAAGTGAGGAATCGCAGTGAAACCGGCAGCGGCTTAGGGCTTTCAATTACGAAGAAGACGATAGACCTGCATGGCGGAACGATTGAAGTTCAAAGCGAACTTGGCAAGGGAACCACTTTT
Coding sequences within:
- a CDS encoding bile acid:sodium symporter family protein, with product MGLVEKVSAFAGKTFTLWVMIFAVLAYFMPNHFIWIGAYIVPLLGIVMFGMGLTLSAADFKEVFRRPKDVALGVAGHFIIMPLLAFALAILFDLPKEVAVGVILVGCCPSGTASNVMVFLARGNVALAVAIASVSTILAPIITPLLILLLASKWVNISIGSLFISIIQVVIIPLLLGFIVKKFFGKQAEAGAKALPLVSVIAIVLIVSAVVAGSQDQLAKTGLMIFAVVVLHNVLGFILGFFFARLCGMDLAKQKAVAMEVGMQNSGLGVAIATAHFSPLAAVPSAIFSVWHNISGSILAYIFSRMQERKKSVEVKNDSIKKSI
- a CDS encoding response regulator transcription factor; its protein translation is MIHILIADDDRHIRELLKFHLEKEGYIVFEAEDGNEASLLLENERIHLAVVDIMMPYKNGLDLCKEIRDQYDLPVILLTAKDQLIDKEKGYFAGTDDYLVKPFEPRELIFRIKALLRRYRMVNSESIALNETIIDRKSYEVRIEGKTLLLPLKEFELLAQLGSFPEQVFTREQLIELVWGADFEGDDRTIDVHIKRLRERFSGRTDDFAITTVRGLGYKLEVNKK
- a CDS encoding HAMP domain-containing sensor histidine kinase, producing the protein MKTLYFRIVIQTILIMVLASVIAFLISNVYYHKVQKPYNGEKISKVASDIVSLYEENPSQDIDAYLNHIAGLHYQMYLFNERGEGTLYGEPFRETALDSGTISGVLNGKTYQGIASYNNGLFITGFFDDVLINSIGVPINVDGEKHALFVRPNIELQFGEIRFFLAVLLILTLLLSFLFVIINTRFIVKPITKLTEATKRIADGDYGSELNVSRRDEIGDLAQHFSKMTQSIQRLDEMRQEFVSNVSHEIQSPLASIQGFSQTLQSEELTREQRNQYLSIIEKESRRMSLLSKQLLQLASLDKEEDPLQRSSFDLAQQIRQVMFMLEWNWREKEMVIEMDVPSIVVFADEKLMSQVWTNLITNSIKYSEMGSTIYIRLKKLDHFVEVMISDTGLGISEEDLPYILDRFYKVDKVRNRSETGSGLGLSITKKTIDLHGGTIEVQSELGKGTTFYIRLPLM